In one Desulfocurvus vexinensis DSM 17965 genomic region, the following are encoded:
- a CDS encoding 2-amino-3,7-dideoxy-D-threo-hept-6-ulosonate synthase, with the protein MNTNMGKAVRLERLFDRNTGRIIVVPLDHGVTVGPIYGIVDLRDTVNQIAEGGANAVLMHKGMPRCSHRGSGKDVGLIIHLSGSTSLSPFPNAKTLVGTVEDALRLGADGVSVHINLGDETERDMLHALGEVTSKADSWGMPVLAMMYARGPRIKNEFDLDVVRHCARVGQELGADVVKVPYTGDIASFSRVVESCCIPVVIAGGPKLESTTDLLAMVHDSVQAGGAGLSVGRNVFQHKNVSRLLKALNGIVHGDWDLDQAVEFMGEDL; encoded by the coding sequence ATGAACACGAACATGGGCAAAGCCGTGCGCCTGGAGCGCCTCTTCGACCGCAACACCGGGCGCATCATCGTCGTGCCCCTGGACCACGGCGTCACCGTCGGGCCCATCTACGGCATCGTGGACCTGCGCGACACGGTGAACCAGATCGCCGAGGGCGGCGCCAACGCGGTGCTCATGCACAAGGGCATGCCGCGCTGCTCGCACCGCGGCTCGGGCAAGGACGTGGGCCTGATCATCCACCTCTCGGGCAGCACGTCGCTGTCGCCCTTCCCCAACGCCAAGACCCTGGTGGGCACGGTGGAGGACGCCCTGCGCCTGGGCGCAGACGGCGTGTCGGTGCACATCAACCTGGGCGACGAAACCGAGCGCGACATGCTGCACGCCCTGGGCGAGGTGACCAGCAAGGCCGACTCCTGGGGCATGCCCGTGCTGGCCATGATGTACGCCCGGGGCCCGCGCATCAAGAACGAGTTCGACCTCGACGTGGTGCGCCACTGCGCACGCGTGGGCCAGGAACTGGGCGCCGACGTGGTCAAGGTGCCCTACACCGGCGACATCGCCAGCTTCTCCCGCGTGGTGGAGTCGTGCTGCATCCCGGTGGTCATCGCGGGCGGGCCCAAGCTCGAATCCACCACCGACCTTTTGGCCATGGTCCACGACTCGGTGCAGGCCGGGGGCGCGGGCCTGTCCGTGGGCCGCAACGTGTTCCAGCACAAGAACGTCTCGCGGCTGCTCAAGGCCCTGAACGGCATCGTCCACGGCGACTGGGACCTGGACCAGGCCGTGGAATTCATGGGCGAAGACCTCTAG
- a CDS encoding AzlC family ABC transporter permease, which translates to MTPPHASPGAPGRFGLEGLRLGALGAAPVALGVAAYGLVYGMLAGQAGMTLAEAGAMSALVFAGASQFVALEMWSPDVLVQPLPVATLALMALVVNLRHVLMGASLGPHLAGIGPLRAYGSMFFLVDEGFALAAAYHARGGRKASFLLGTGLVIYAAWLGATLAGHAAGALVPDPARYGLDFAFTAAFLALLAGLWRGRGDAGIWLVAAVVAVAGQQLLPGKWYILLGGLAGGLAGLVHHER; encoded by the coding sequence ATGACCCCACCCCACGCAAGCCCGGGCGCCCCGGGCCGCTTCGGCCTCGAAGGGCTGCGCCTGGGCGCTCTGGGCGCGGCGCCCGTGGCTCTGGGCGTAGCCGCATACGGGCTGGTCTACGGCATGCTCGCCGGGCAGGCGGGCATGACCCTGGCCGAGGCAGGCGCCATGAGCGCCCTGGTCTTCGCCGGGGCCTCGCAGTTCGTGGCCCTGGAGATGTGGAGCCCGGACGTGCTGGTCCAGCCGCTGCCCGTGGCAACCCTGGCGCTCATGGCCCTGGTGGTCAACCTGCGCCATGTGCTCATGGGCGCCTCCCTGGGGCCGCACCTGGCCGGAATCGGGCCGCTGCGGGCCTACGGCAGCATGTTCTTCCTGGTGGACGAGGGCTTCGCCCTGGCGGCGGCCTACCACGCCCGGGGCGGGCGCAAGGCGTCGTTCCTGCTGGGCACGGGGCTTGTGATCTACGCGGCCTGGCTGGGCGCCACCCTGGCCGGGCACGCCGCCGGGGCCCTGGTGCCCGACCCCGCGCGCTACGGGCTGGACTTCGCCTTCACGGCGGCCTTCCTGGCCCTTCTGGCCGGGCTGTGGCGCGGGCGGGGCGACGCGGGCATCTGGCTGGTGGCCGCCGTGGTGGCCGTGGCCGGGCAGCAGCTTCTGCCCGGCAAATGGTACATCCTGCTGGGCGGGCTGGCCGGAGGGCTGGCCGGGCTGGTGCACCATGAGCGCTAG
- a CDS encoding MBL fold metallo-hydrolase gives MRVTFPGVGEAFDETLPNTCLLLEAGERSALLDCGFTAAHAFWACAGAPLRLDAVWISHFHGDHFLGLPLLFLRFWEQGRTAPLALLGPRGVGELAVQAMDMAYPGFRARMRFGLEVHEMDPGREVEAAGFTWACALADHGAPCLAVRAQAEGAAVFYSGDGKPTEATLALARDADLLAHEAYALDAETPGHGTVAGAIAFARQARARRLWLVHMNREVRRERRGEIEALLRDAADVEAFLPEPGDATSL, from the coding sequence ATGCGCGTGACCTTTCCGGGCGTGGGCGAGGCCTTCGACGAAACCCTGCCCAACACCTGCCTGCTGCTGGAAGCCGGGGAGCGTTCGGCGCTGCTGGACTGCGGCTTCACCGCCGCCCACGCCTTCTGGGCCTGCGCGGGCGCACCCCTGCGCCTGGACGCGGTGTGGATCTCGCATTTCCATGGCGACCATTTCCTGGGCCTGCCGCTGCTCTTCCTGCGCTTCTGGGAGCAGGGCCGCACGGCGCCGCTGGCCCTGCTGGGGCCCCGGGGCGTGGGCGAACTGGCCGTGCAGGCCATGGACATGGCCTACCCCGGGTTCCGGGCCCGGATGCGCTTCGGGCTGGAGGTCCACGAGATGGACCCGGGCCGGGAGGTGGAGGCCGCCGGGTTCACCTGGGCCTGCGCCCTGGCGGACCACGGCGCGCCGTGCCTGGCCGTGCGCGCCCAGGCCGAGGGCGCGGCGGTGTTCTACTCCGGCGACGGCAAACCCACGGAGGCCACCCTGGCCCTGGCCCGCGACGCGGACCTGCTGGCCCACGAGGCCTACGCCCTGGACGCCGAAACCCCCGGGCACGGCACCGTGGCCGGGGCCATCGCCTTTGCCCGCCAGGCCCGGGCCCGGCGGCTGTGGCTGGTGCACATGAACCGCGAGGTGCGCCGCGAACGGCGCGGCGAGATCGAAGCCCTGCTGCGCGACGCGGCGGACGTGGAGGCCTTCCTGCCCGAGCCGGGCGATGCCACTTCCCTCTAG
- a CDS encoding class I SAM-dependent methyltransferase, whose protein sequence is MTPGPPGPAGAPAPGPRFEFGANWRAFSRQSLDPQALEAARLSLTALLGQGRIRGARFVDVGCGSGLFSLAAAGLGAAEVLGFDLDPEAVRTSQDNLARLLPEHAGRVRFVQGSILDPAFTAALAPAGVVYAWGSLHHTGAMWRAVEAAAGLTAPGGALALALYARHWTSPLWLGVKRLYNALPGPGRRAMQWALTPPLLLGAWATTGRWPLARANRDRGMDFHHDLVDWIGGYPYEYASPQEVADRAARLGLRPLAMRPQRGWTGCAEYVFLRPGP, encoded by the coding sequence ATGACCCCTGGCCCCCCCGGCCCGGCGGGCGCACCCGCCCCGGGCCCGCGCTTCGAGTTCGGCGCCAACTGGCGCGCCTTCTCCCGCCAGAGCCTGGACCCCCAGGCCCTGGAGGCGGCGCGCCTGTCCCTCACGGCCCTGCTGGGCCAGGGGCGCATCCGGGGCGCGCGCTTCGTGGACGTGGGCTGCGGCTCGGGGCTGTTCTCCCTGGCCGCCGCCGGGCTGGGCGCCGCCGAGGTCCTGGGCTTCGACCTCGACCCCGAGGCCGTGCGCACCAGCCAGGACAACCTGGCGCGCCTGCTGCCCGAACACGCCGGGCGCGTGCGCTTCGTGCAGGGCTCCATCCTCGACCCGGCCTTCACCGCCGCCCTGGCCCCCGCCGGGGTGGTCTACGCCTGGGGCTCGCTGCACCACACCGGGGCCATGTGGCGCGCGGTGGAGGCCGCGGCGGGCCTGACGGCCCCGGGCGGGGCCCTGGCCCTGGCCCTGTACGCCCGGCACTGGACCAGCCCGCTGTGGCTGGGCGTCAAACGGCTCTACAACGCCCTGCCCGGCCCGGGGCGCCGGGCCATGCAGTGGGCCCTGACCCCGCCGCTGCTGCTGGGCGCCTGGGCCACCACGGGCCGCTGGCCCCTGGCCCGGGCCAACCGCGACCGGGGCATGGATTTCCACCACGATCTGGTTGACTGGATCGGGGGCTACCCCTACGAATACGCCTCCCCGCAAGAGGTGGCGGACCGGGCCGCGCGCCTGGGCCTGCGGCCCCTGGCCATGCGCCCCCAGCGCGGCTGGACGGGCTGCGCCGAATACGTTTTCCTGCGCCCCGGCCCCTGA
- a CDS encoding Mth938-like domain-containing protein, protein MTTIEEYHFGVIRVDGETYRNDVKIVEGAVVPKWWRRRGHVFDVRDVRDILAARPAVLVCGTGSSGMARVSEALERRLAAEGIALHALPTAQAVEAFNRLGGEGVAVAGAFHLTC, encoded by the coding sequence ATGACCACCATCGAAGAATACCACTTCGGGGTCATCCGGGTCGATGGAGAGACCTACCGCAACGATGTGAAAATCGTGGAAGGGGCGGTGGTGCCCAAGTGGTGGCGCAGGCGCGGGCATGTGTTCGACGTGCGCGACGTGCGCGACATCCTGGCGGCGCGGCCTGCCGTGCTGGTGTGCGGCACGGGCTCCTCGGGCATGGCCCGGGTGTCCGAGGCTCTGGAGCGGCGTCTGGCCGCCGAGGGCATCGCCCTGCACGCCCTGCCCACGGCCCAGGCGGTGGAGGCCTTCAACCGCCTGGGCGGCGAAGGCGTCGCCGTGGCCGGGGCCTTCCACCTGACCTGCTAG
- a CDS encoding AzlD family protein yields the protein MSASAQALAAIAAMAAVTYATRAAGLFLVGRLRMGRRAEAFLSAIPGAVVVSLVAPAVLTQGPAEALAGLVALAVAATTRSLPLAMVAGVGAVWALRLVL from the coding sequence ATGAGCGCTAGCGCCCAGGCCCTGGCGGCCATCGCGGCCATGGCGGCGGTGACCTACGCCACGCGCGCCGCCGGGCTGTTCCTGGTGGGCCGCCTGCGCATGGGGCGGCGCGCCGAGGCGTTCCTGTCGGCCATTCCCGGGGCGGTGGTGGTCTCGCTGGTGGCCCCGGCGGTGCTGACCCAGGGGCCGGCCGAGGCCCTGGCCGGGCTGGTGGCCCTGGCCGTCGCCGCCACCACGCGCAGCCTGCCCCTGGCCATGGTCGCGGGCGTGGGCGCGGTGTGGGCGCTGCGCCTGGTGCTCTAG
- the purU gene encoding formyltetrahydrofolate deformylase — protein MPSTDSIARLLISCPDRPGIVAAVSSFLYSHAVNITTLDQYSTDPEGGTFLSRLEFHTPHMDVSGPALEKAFAETVAARFDMRWHISYAARVKRTAILVSRLDHCLLELLWLWRRGKLPTDIALVASNHDELRPVVEGFGIPFHHVPVAPGPEGRARAEARLLELTEGVDLVVLARYMQILSGAFVAHFPLRIINIHHSFLPAFVGANPYQKAYDKGVKLIGATAHYVIEELDAGPIIEQDVARVTHRHDIGALKDLGRDLERQILARAVRWHLEDRILLNGNKTVIFD, from the coding sequence ATGCCCAGCACCGATTCCATCGCCCGGCTGCTCATCTCCTGCCCGGACCGCCCCGGCATCGTCGCGGCGGTGAGCAGTTTCCTCTACTCCCACGCGGTGAACATCACCACCCTCGACCAGTATTCCACCGATCCCGAGGGCGGCACGTTCCTCTCGCGCCTGGAATTCCACACCCCGCACATGGACGTGTCCGGCCCGGCGCTGGAAAAGGCCTTTGCCGAAACCGTGGCCGCGCGCTTCGACATGCGCTGGCACATCAGCTACGCCGCGCGCGTCAAGCGCACGGCCATCCTCGTCTCGCGGCTGGACCACTGCCTTTTGGAGCTGCTCTGGCTGTGGCGGCGCGGCAAGCTGCCCACGGACATCGCCCTGGTGGCCAGCAACCACGACGAGCTGCGCCCGGTGGTGGAAGGCTTCGGCATCCCCTTCCACCACGTGCCCGTGGCCCCCGGCCCCGAGGGCCGGGCCCGGGCCGAGGCGCGCCTGCTGGAGCTGACCGAGGGCGTGGACCTGGTGGTCCTGGCGCGCTACATGCAAATCCTCTCCGGGGCCTTCGTGGCCCATTTCCCGCTGCGCATCATCAACATCCACCATTCCTTCCTGCCCGCCTTCGTGGGCGCCAACCCTTACCAGAAGGCCTACGACAAGGGCGTGAAGCTCATCGGCGCCACGGCGCACTACGTCATCGAGGAGCTGGACGCCGGGCCGATCATCGAGCAGGACGTGGCCCGCGTGACCCACCGCCACGACATCGGGGCCCTCAAGGACCTGGGCCGCGACCTGGAACGCCAGATCCTGGCCCGGGCCGTGCGCTGGCACCTGGAAGACCGCATCCTGCTCAACGGCAACAAGACCGTCATCTTCGACTAG
- a CDS encoding IMP cyclohydrolase, translated as MSDLKAMYRTIQGDPFPDDLTLRLGDQELVLRKRGWTIDGERRGLRYGENPDQPAALFELVGGGLTLDGVTFRGPGQGLVSALTEEHMLQAGKHPGKINLTDVDNGLNILQYLTAKPAAVILKHNNPSGAAWTDEGLATALERAFLADRIAAFGGTVVVNRPMDEACAALVNGSYFEVVAAPDFSAAALALLRQRKNLRILRIPGLADLGALAGQPFLDIKSLADGGLVLQFSFRNRILSAADFLPASAEKDGSAFTARKPTAQEADDLLFAWAVEAGVTSNSVIFARDGATVAIGTGEQDRVGCVELTIHKAYTKYADLLASGELGMSLYELKLKAGSDPALAARLEDIQARTRAARGGLPGSVLVSDGFFPFRDGVDVALEQGVTAIAQPGGSIRDWEIIQAVNQASPQVAMVFTGQRSFRH; from the coding sequence ATGAGCGACCTGAAGGCCATGTACCGCACCATCCAGGGCGACCCCTTCCCCGACGACCTGACCCTGCGCCTGGGCGACCAGGAACTGGTGCTGCGCAAGCGCGGCTGGACCATCGACGGAGAGCGGCGCGGCCTGCGCTACGGCGAGAACCCCGACCAGCCCGCCGCGCTCTTCGAGCTGGTGGGCGGCGGCCTGACCCTGGACGGCGTGACCTTCCGCGGCCCGGGCCAGGGGCTGGTCAGCGCCCTGACCGAGGAGCACATGCTCCAGGCGGGCAAGCACCCCGGCAAGATCAACCTCACCGACGTGGACAACGGGCTGAACATCCTGCAATACCTGACGGCCAAGCCCGCCGCCGTGATCCTCAAGCACAACAACCCCAGCGGCGCCGCCTGGACCGACGAGGGCCTGGCCACGGCCCTGGAACGCGCCTTCCTCGCCGACCGCATCGCGGCCTTCGGCGGCACGGTGGTGGTCAACCGGCCCATGGACGAAGCCTGCGCCGCCCTGGTCAACGGCTCCTATTTCGAGGTTGTCGCCGCGCCGGACTTCAGCGCGGCGGCCCTTGCCCTGCTGCGCCAGCGCAAGAACCTGCGCATCCTGCGCATCCCCGGGCTGGCGGACCTGGGCGCCCTGGCGGGCCAGCCCTTCCTGGACATCAAGAGCCTCGCCGACGGCGGGCTGGTGCTGCAATTCTCCTTCCGCAACCGCATCCTGTCCGCCGCCGATTTCCTGCCCGCCAGCGCGGAAAAGGACGGCTCGGCCTTCACCGCCCGCAAGCCCACGGCCCAGGAGGCCGACGACCTGCTCTTCGCCTGGGCCGTGGAGGCCGGGGTGACGTCCAACTCCGTGATCTTCGCCCGCGACGGCGCCACCGTGGCCATCGGCACCGGCGAGCAGGACCGCGTGGGCTGCGTGGAGCTGACCATCCACAAGGCCTACACCAAGTACGCCGACCTGCTGGCCTCGGGCGAGCTGGGCATGAGCCTGTACGAGCTCAAACTCAAGGCCGGGAGCGACCCGGCCCTGGCCGCCAGGCTGGAGGACATCCAGGCCCGCACCCGCGCGGCGCGCGGCGGGCTGCCCGGCAGCGTGCTGGTCTCCGACGGTTTCTTCCCCTTCCGCGACGGGGTGGACGTGGCCCTGGAGCAGGGCGTCACGGCCATTGCCCAGCCCGGCGGCTCCATCCGCGACTGGGAGATCATCCAGGCCGTGAACCAGGCCTCGCCCCAGGTGGCCATGGTCTTCACGGGCCAGCGTTCGTTCAGGCACTAG
- a CDS encoding 3-dehydroquinate synthase II family protein, with protein MKTIYFQAIPFDKAQVTLALESGVDGVITTAKDADAVRALAKIEVLTPGDFTRVALGSKADEKDAAKALAAGARVILAHGWEIIPVENLLAQGTGLGCEVKSLDEARLAAGILERGVDFVVLLPEGAGAMKAVVADLKLSQGTLALEAATVTAVRPAGLGHRVCVDTMSMLRTGQGMLVGNSSAFTVLVHAETEANPYVAARPFRVNAGAVHAYAAMPGDRTRYLEELAAGDEVLIVDARGATSLATVGRVKVEVRPMLLVTARTDAGREGAVFLQNAETIRVVREDGSPVSVVTLAEGDRILVRTDQAGRHFGMRIAEDIKEG; from the coding sequence ATGAAGACCATCTATTTCCAGGCCATCCCCTTCGACAAGGCCCAGGTGACCCTGGCCCTGGAATCCGGGGTGGACGGCGTGATCACCACCGCCAAGGACGCCGACGCCGTGCGCGCCCTGGCCAAGATCGAGGTGCTGACCCCCGGCGACTTCACCCGCGTGGCCCTGGGCTCCAAGGCCGACGAAAAGGACGCCGCCAAGGCCCTGGCCGCCGGAGCCCGCGTCATCCTGGCCCACGGCTGGGAGATCATCCCCGTGGAGAACCTGCTGGCCCAGGGCACGGGCCTGGGCTGCGAGGTGAAGAGCCTGGACGAAGCCCGGCTGGCCGCTGGCATCCTGGAGCGCGGGGTGGACTTCGTGGTCCTTCTGCCCGAGGGCGCCGGGGCCATGAAGGCCGTGGTGGCCGACCTCAAGCTCAGCCAGGGCACCCTGGCCCTGGAGGCCGCCACGGTCACCGCCGTGCGCCCCGCCGGGCTGGGGCACCGCGTCTGCGTGGACACCATGAGCATGCTGCGCACCGGGCAGGGCATGCTGGTGGGCAATTCCAGCGCCTTCACCGTCCTGGTGCACGCCGAAACCGAGGCCAACCCCTATGTGGCGGCCCGGCCCTTCCGGGTCAACGCGGGGGCCGTGCACGCCTACGCGGCCATGCCCGGCGACCGCACGCGCTACCTGGAAGAGCTGGCCGCAGGCGACGAGGTGCTCATCGTGGACGCGCGCGGCGCCACCAGCCTGGCCACCGTGGGCCGGGTCAAGGTCGAGGTGCGGCCCATGCTGCTCGTCACCGCGCGCACCGACGCCGGGCGCGAGGGCGCGGTGTTCCTGCAGAACGCCGAGACCATCCGCGTGGTGCGCGAGGACGGCTCGCCCGTGTCGGTGGTCACCCTGGCCGAGGGCGACCGCATCCTGGTGCGCACCGATCAGGCCGGGCGCCATTTCGGCATGCGCATCGCCGAGGACATCAAGGAAGGATAA
- a CDS encoding DsrE family protein produces the protein MHRIPTRRAAFACAALLLALLLALPALAGAPQRIMTSVTTADVNRAAMAIQFTHAAMKSKGVPATLFFNVDGVRLVNRGVPSPVYPTGQSIREMIEAFMRDGGTVLACPMCMKHIAGMTEADLMDGVASKAGAGVDAAMAPDTLVLTY, from the coding sequence ATGCACCGCATCCCGACCCGCCGCGCGGCTTTCGCCTGCGCGGCCCTGCTGCTGGCCCTGCTGCTGGCCCTGCCCGCCCTGGCCGGAGCACCCCAGCGCATCATGACCAGCGTGACCACCGCCGACGTGAACCGCGCGGCCATGGCCATCCAGTTCACCCACGCGGCCATGAAATCCAAGGGCGTGCCCGCCACGCTGTTCTTCAACGTGGACGGCGTGCGCCTGGTCAACCGGGGCGTGCCCTCCCCGGTCTACCCCACGGGCCAGTCCATCCGCGAGATGATCGAGGCCTTCATGCGCGACGGCGGCACGGTCCTGGCCTGCCCCATGTGCATGAAGCACATCGCCGGCATGACCGAGGCCGACCTCATGGACGGCGTGGCCTCCAAGGCCGGGGCCGGAGTGGATGCGGCCATGGCGCCGGACACGCTGGTGCTGACGTATTGA
- a CDS encoding ribonuclease catalytic domain-containing protein, with amino-acid sequence MSSLVRYPGPGCVVEFLHGNRTNVAWVLAEQSGRYRLLLANRRETKLPAARLLPWSGPAYSGEHSREEIVDILTRHDQEREALAAGVDPAELWELAQGDVARASAEWFASLLWDAPGPDRVAAVGRRMLEQKSHFKFQPPDFDIHPREKVEARTAELEVQQRRERVVGAGQSLFRELWDCHVKGRPAPVFPAGPGGPLDPGPGGEDGEAADTAQALRAVLLAAMAEETGTPEAAIWATLKKGLPEDPHLPLLLAQTWGVVPEHFNALLLAEGYAWGDAWSEPFADDIAAARQRLAALAREPEPEPYVSVDSATTRDIDDAFFVQRTPDGGYRLQLALACPALTWDFGSALDRAVRERASSLYLPEGTSHMLPEAYGLGLYSLEQGQPRPALVMDFTLDAAGALLSMQPRPAWVRVAENSTYEALEAALDGAAPDSQPALGVELGLKLRGQRIARGAVVVDRPDPGITLTGEGAQTRVDIEQHPACPGAQTAVSEFMILANSAAGDWGREHGVALIHRTQDITLPGDAAGVWTSPEDAHRVVRLMAPTCQELTPRRHATIAAEAYAPLTSPLRRYADLVNMAQMLHVLEHGAPLWDAEELGRILPHLTARTEAAGRIQRFRPRYWKLVYFRQNRKEQFEAVAVEDGQLVTLALPREQLYVRVPRQMLGDKIYPGQRFLVRMHKVNPLTNELRVAEAWEQ; translated from the coding sequence ATGAGTTCCCTTGTGCGCTACCCCGGCCCCGGCTGCGTGGTCGAATTCCTGCACGGCAACCGGACCAACGTGGCCTGGGTGCTGGCCGAACAGTCGGGGCGCTACCGCCTGCTGCTGGCCAACCGCCGCGAGACCAAGCTGCCCGCCGCGCGCCTGCTGCCGTGGTCCGGCCCGGCTTATTCCGGCGAGCACAGCCGCGAGGAGATCGTGGACATCCTGACCCGCCACGACCAGGAGCGCGAGGCCCTGGCCGCAGGCGTGGACCCCGCCGAGCTGTGGGAGCTGGCCCAGGGCGACGTGGCCCGGGCCTCCGCCGAGTGGTTCGCCTCCCTGTTGTGGGACGCGCCCGGGCCCGACCGCGTGGCCGCCGTGGGCCGCCGGATGCTGGAGCAGAAATCGCATTTCAAGTTCCAGCCGCCGGACTTCGACATCCACCCCCGCGAAAAGGTCGAGGCGCGCACCGCCGAGCTGGAGGTCCAGCAGCGCCGCGAGCGCGTGGTGGGCGCAGGGCAGAGCCTGTTCCGCGAGCTGTGGGACTGCCACGTCAAGGGCCGCCCGGCCCCCGTGTTCCCCGCCGGGCCGGGCGGGCCGCTGGACCCCGGCCCAGGCGGCGAGGACGGCGAGGCCGCCGACACGGCCCAGGCCCTGCGCGCCGTGCTCCTGGCCGCCATGGCCGAGGAGACCGGCACCCCCGAGGCCGCCATCTGGGCCACCCTCAAGAAGGGCCTGCCCGAGGACCCGCACCTGCCCCTGCTGCTGGCCCAGACCTGGGGTGTGGTGCCCGAGCACTTCAACGCCCTGCTGCTGGCCGAGGGCTACGCCTGGGGCGACGCCTGGAGCGAACCCTTCGCCGACGACATCGCCGCCGCCCGCCAGCGCCTGGCGGCCCTGGCCCGCGAGCCCGAGCCCGAGCCCTACGTCAGCGTGGACTCGGCCACCACCCGCGACATCGACGACGCCTTTTTCGTGCAGCGCACCCCGGACGGGGGCTACCGCCTGCAACTGGCCCTGGCCTGCCCGGCCCTGACCTGGGACTTCGGCTCGGCCCTGGACCGCGCCGTGCGCGAGCGCGCCAGCTCGCTCTACCTGCCCGAGGGCACGAGCCACATGCTGCCCGAGGCCTACGGCCTGGGCCTGTACAGCCTGGAGCAGGGCCAGCCGCGCCCGGCCCTGGTCATGGACTTCACCCTGGACGCCGCAGGCGCCCTGCTCTCCATGCAGCCGCGCCCGGCCTGGGTCCGCGTGGCCGAAAACTCGACCTACGAGGCCCTGGAGGCCGCCCTGGACGGCGCAGCCCCCGACTCCCAGCCCGCCCTGGGCGTGGAGCTGGGGCTCAAGCTGCGCGGGCAGCGCATCGCCCGGGGCGCCGTGGTGGTGGACCGGCCCGACCCGGGCATCACCCTCACGGGCGAGGGCGCCCAGACGCGGGTGGACATCGAGCAGCACCCGGCCTGCCCCGGGGCCCAGACCGCCGTCAGCGAATTCATGATCCTGGCCAACTCCGCCGCCGGAGACTGGGGCCGCGAGCACGGCGTGGCGCTCATCCACCGCACCCAGGACATCACCCTGCCCGGCGACGCCGCCGGGGTCTGGACCAGCCCCGAGGACGCCCACCGCGTGGTGCGGCTCATGGCACCCACCTGCCAGGAGCTGACCCCGCGCCGCCACGCGACCATCGCCGCCGAGGCCTACGCGCCCCTGACCTCGCCCCTGCGCCGCTATGCGGACCTGGTGAACATGGCCCAGATGCTCCACGTGCTCGAACACGGCGCCCCGCTGTGGGACGCCGAAGAGCTGGGCCGCATACTGCCGCACCTCACGGCGCGCACCGAGGCCGCCGGGCGCATCCAGCGCTTCCGCCCGCGCTACTGGAAGCTCGTGTACTTCCGCCAGAACCGCAAGGAGCAGTTCGAGGCCGTGGCCGTGGAAGACGGGCAGTTGGTAACCCTGGCCCTGCCGCGCGAGCAGTTGTACGTGCGCGTCCCGCGCCAGATGCTCGGCGACAAGATCTACCCCGGCCAGCGCTTCCTCGTCCGCATGCACAAGGTCAACCCGCTGACCAACGAGCTGCGCGTGGCCGAGGCCTGGGAGCAGTAG